Sequence from the Fulvivirga ligni genome:
TAAGGCTGGTTTTCAACACAACAGTCTCTGGCTCTATCACCTCATCTTCCTTAGCTTCAATCTCTTTTATTAGTAATCGTGCCGCTTCCTGTCCCATTTGAAATCCGGGCTGATCAATAGTAGTTAATGCAGGTTCTGTTAGTGATGTAAAACGCCAGTTGCTAAAACCAACCACACCAATATTGTCTGGTATTTTCAATCCTCTTTCCTTTATAACCAACATAGCTCCAAGTGCAGCTACATCGTTATTTGCAAAGATTGCATCAGGTGGAGTTGGTAGGTCTAACAATTTGTTAGTCAACTCTTTAGCTACGCGTTCGTCTTTAGATTCTGTTTCTTCTACTATCAGCTCTTCAACTACCGGTAGCCCATGATCCTCAAGGGCCTTTTTATAGCCCTCCAGTCGCTGAGCAGATAACAAAAGACTTAAAGGTCCAGAAATGTGAGCTATTCTCTTATATCCTTGATCTATGAGGTGCTTTGTACTTTGGTATCCTGCATCGAAGTCGTCTATGATTACCTGGCTACAGTTAACCGCTGAACAGATTCTATCATAGAAAACCATGGGTATGCCTCTGTTTACTAAAGACTGAAAATGATCATAATTCTTGGTTTCTCTGGAAACGGAGGCCAATATACCGTCTACACGGTTATTGAATAGTGCTTTTGTATCTACAACCTCACGTTCATAAGATTCATTACTTTGGGATACAATTACGCTGTAACCTGCCGCATAGGCCACATCTTCTATACCGTTGATTACAGTAGAAAAAAAGAAGTGAACCAGTTCAGGGATAATGACTCCTATAGTATTAGATTTCTTTTGTCGCAAGCTTAGGGCAATTGAGTTTGGCTGATAGTTTAATTTCTCTGCCAGTTCCGTAACTGCCTTTTTCGTTTCAGGGCTAATATCCGGATGATCCTTCAATGCTCTGGAAACTGTAGAGGCACTTACACCTAATGCTTTTGCTATGTCTTTAATAGTAACTTGCGAACCTTTCATCTAATCTTTCACCTATTTTATCCCCTAAATATAGGTAAAACTAGGGGGAATTTCTTTTACCCGAATAAGAATGTACAAGAGAAGCATTGTGTATAAAGCACATATATGAATAATGCAATATTTTTCAATGTTACTGTAAAATGAAGTTTTGGCCCTGAATGCACCCAAATTGAGAATTTACACCTTCTAGCGCAAACGTTTGCGGATACGTTTACGTAACTTTTTCCTTGTAAAACCTTCATAATTAGTTTTATGCGATGATTTTTTTGATAACATTATGTAAGGAAAGTGCATCGAAAGATCCTTTTCTTAGCTATAAAAATGCGGTTACTGAGCTATGCAAACGTTTGAGTTAATGAACTCATCAAAAGTCGGAATCCGATCATTGGATTAGCTGAAATCTTAGAATAATTATATTTTAATTAAACACTTATGAAACGAAAATTACTATTGTTGTTACTTTCCTGTGCGGCCAGTTTTTCGGCACTGGCTCAGCAAACGATTTCAGGAAAAGTGACAGATTCGGATGATGGCATGCCACTTCCGGGCGTTAACGTTTTGGAAAAGGGCACAACTAATGGTGCCGTTACTGATGTTAACGGA
This genomic interval carries:
- a CDS encoding LacI family DNA-binding transcriptional regulator; amino-acid sequence: MKGSQVTIKDIAKALGVSASTVSRALKDHPDISPETKKAVTELAEKLNYQPNSIALSLRQKKSNTIGVIIPELVHFFFSTVINGIEDVAYAAGYSVIVSQSNESYEREVVDTKALFNNRVDGILASVSRETKNYDHFQSLVNRGIPMVFYDRICSAVNCSQVIIDDFDAGYQSTKHLIDQGYKRIAHISGPLSLLLSAQRLEGYKKALEDHGLPVVEELIVEETESKDERVAKELTNKLLDLPTPPDAIFANNDVAALGAMLVIKERGLKIPDNIGVVGFSNWRFTSLTEPALTTIDQPGFQMGQEAARLLIKEIEAKEDEVIEPETVVLKTSLIVRKSSVRN